The Aureimonas mangrovi genome contains the following window.
CCGCGCGACAGGAGGTCATCCGGCAGTTCACGGTCGTGGAACTCGCGGAAGACTTCCCGCAGGCGGTCGTTCTCGAAATTGGTGGTGACCCACTCGTTCAGCCATTCGCGCAGATTGTCCTCGCCTTTGGCTATGGCGATACCGAGATTGGTCTCGGCCTGCGTGAACTTGGTCTCCAACGGTTCGCCCGCGCGCCGCTCGTTGATGCCGCCCAGAACCGCCGACTGCGATGAGATGATGTCGATCTGCCCGGAAACGACGGCGGTGATGAGCGTGGCGTCGTCCTCGAAGCGCAGGATTTCGGCGCCGCTCGTCTTGGCGGTGATGTCCTGGTCGTTCGTGGTGGCGCGCGTCACGCCGATGCGCTTGCCTGTCAGATCCTCGTAGGAGGCGATCTCCTCGGCCGCGGGCGCGGCGACGATGATCGATAGCGTGGCGTAGGGGACCGTGTAGTCCACCGCCTGCTTGCGCTCCTCGGTGATGCCGAGCGCGGATACGAGAATGTCGGCGCGTCCCGTCTGGATGGTGGGCACGCGCGCGGCGTTGGTAATCTCCACGAGCTCGAGTTCGACGCCGAGATCCTCGGCGATGAGGCGCGCGGTCTCCACATCCGAGCCGGTCGCGTTGAGATTTCCGTCGACGTAGGAATATTGCGGAATGCCCATGGCGACCGCGATGCGGACCTTGCCCGCCGCGCGGATGTCCTCCAGCCGGTCCGCGTGCGCGAACGAGGTGAGCGCCACCAGCGTGGCGCCCGCCATCAGGGCGGTCTTCGTGAACATCTTCATCTCTACTCTCCCATATCGCCCGCATGTCGCAGGCACTCCTCCTGATCCTGCCGACGCCTCACAGGTCGTTGGCGAGGAACTCCTTCAGCTCCGGGGTCTGCGGCGTGGAGAGAATCTCCCGTCCGCCCGTCTCCCAGACCCGCCCCGTGTGCATGAAGATCACTCGGTCGGCGGCCTTGCGCGCGAACCCCATCTCGTGGGTCACGACGATCATCGTCATGCCGCCCTTGGCGAGGTCCTCCATCACGCGCAGCACCTCGCCCGTCAGCTTGGGGTCGAGTGCGGAGGTCACCTCGTCGAACAGCATCACTTTCGGGCTCATGGCGAGCGAGCGGGCGATCGCGACGCGCTGCTGCTGGCCACCGGAGAGCTGCTCGGGATAGGCCTCGATCTTCTCCAGAAGGCCGACCTGCGCAAGCACCCGGCGCGCGGTCTCGATCGCTTCCCCGCGCGGCGTCTTCTTCACGCGACGCAGTGCCAGCATGATGTTCTCGGCCACGTTCATGTGCGGGAAGAGGTTGTAGGACTGGAACACCATGCCGACGTCCTGGCGCAGCGCGCGAAGATCCAGCCGCTCGTCCTCGACGCGGTGGCCGCACACCTCGATCGTGCCGCCCTGAATGACCTCCAGCCGGTTGATGCAGCGCAGCGCCGTCGACTTGCCGGAGCCCGACTGCCCGATCAGCGCCACCACTTCGCCGGGCGCGATCTCGAAGGAGATGCCCTTCAGCACCTCCAGTGATCCGAAGCGCTTGACGACGTCCCGAAGGCTAACGACGGCCGACATTGAGTTTCCTCTCGAGCGAGCGGCTCCAGACCGACAGCGGGTAGCAGACGCAAAAGTAAAGGAAGGCCGCGATCCCGAAGACCAGGAAGGGCTGGAATAGAGTGTTGTTGATGACCTGCGCCGAGCGCGTCAGCTCCAGGAAGCCGACCACGGAGGCGAGGGAGGTGTTCTTCACCAGCTGCACCATGAACCCGACCGTGGGCGGCGTGGCGATGCGCATGGCCTGGGGCAGGATGACGTCGATCAGCGCCTGCCAGCGCGACAGGGCCAGGCATTCGGCCGCCTCGACCTGCGTGCGGTTGATCGATTCCACCGAGCCGCGCCAGATCTCGCCGAGATAGGCCGAGGAATAAATCATCATGCCGAGGCCCGCGGCAAGGATCGCCGAGACGTCGATCCCAACGACGCCGAGGCCGAAATAGATGATGAACATCTGTATCAGCAGCGGCGTGCCCTGGATGATCTGGACGTAGACGAGCGTCAGGCGGCGCAGCCAGCGCCGGCGCGAGATCCGGCCGAGCATGACGATGAATCCGGCCACGCCGCCGAGCGCGAAGGCGAGTGCTGAGAGGACGACCGTCCACCACAGGCCGTAGAGGAGGTAGATCAGATGATTGGTGGTGAAGCCGCCGGTCATCGCATCCTCCTCAAAGGCTCGTGCCGAGCCGACGGCGGCGCGGGAAGGCGACAAGGGCGATGGCGTGGAACGCGCCGCGCATGAGGTAGGTGATCGCGATGTAGAGGGCCGCGATCACGATGTAGGTCTCGATCGAGCGGAAGGTGTTGGACTGGATGTTGTTGGCGACCCCGGTCAACTCGTCCGCCGAGATCTGCGAGGCGATCGAGGTGGAGAGCATCATCAGGATGAACTGGCTGGTGAGGGCGGGGTAGACGCGCTCGATCGCCGGCAGGAGGATGATGTCGCGGTAGATCTGGAAACGCGAAAGGCCAAGCGCCTCGGCGGCCTCGATCTGGCTCGGATGGATCGAATCCATGCCCGCGCGCACGATCTCGGCTGTGTACGCGCCGACATTGATGACCATGGCGAAGACAGCCGCGGTGATGATCGGCATGCGGATGCCGATCGAAGACAGGCCGAAGAAGATGAAGAAGATCTGGACGATGAAGGGCGTGTTGCGCACCGCCTCGACATAAATGCCGACGAGAGTGCGCATGACGGCGTATCGCGAACGCCGCGCCACCGCGCACAGTACGCCGATCACGAGCCCGATTGCGACGGAGAGCACGGTGATCTGCAGCGTCACGAGCGCGCCGGAGAGGAAGTCCTGCCAGTAGGGCAGGAGCGCCTCGAAGTTCATTTCGTATCGCATGGGCCTCCCCTCCCGCTTCCGGCCCGCTCAGCGTGCGAGCCAGCCCCCGTCGACGGCGATGACCGTGCCGTGCACGTAGTCGGCGGCGGCGGAGGCGAGGAACACTGCCGCGCCACCGATGTCTGAAGGCTCGCCCCAGCGTCCCGCAGGAATGCGGGCGAGGATGGCCGACGAGCGCTCGGGGTCCTCACGCAGGGCCTGCGTATTGTTCGTCACGAAATAGCCCGGCGCGATGGCGTTGACGTTGACGCCGCGGCCCGCCCATTCGCAGGCAAGCAGCTTCGTGAGGCCCGCGAGCCCGCTCTTCGAGGCGGTGTAGGACGGGATGCGGATGCCGCCCTGGAAGGACAGGAGCGAGGCGATGTTGACGATCTTGCCGCGCCCGCGCTCCAGCATGTGGCGGCCTGCCGCCTGGCTGAGGAAGAACGCCGACTTCAGATTGGTGTCGATCACCGCGTCCCAGTCGGCCTCGGTAAAGTCCACCGCATCGGCTCGGCGGATGATGCCGGCATTGTTGACGAGGATGTCGAGCGCACCGAAGTGCGCGACGGTGTCGTCCACAATGGCCTGCAGCGGCTCGGTCGTGGACAGATCGGCGCGGATCTCGTGGAAGCGCCCGCCGGCCGCTTCCACGCCGGCGCGCGTCTCGTCCATTGCGGAGCGGCCGACGGCGACGATCGCCGCCCCGGCCTGGGCGAGAGCGAGCGCGATGCCCTGCCCGAGGCCCGTATTGGCGCCGGTTACGACGGCTATGCGCCCGGACAGGTCGAAGGGATTGGTCATGTCGCCTACCTCAAATCGCCGATCGCGATGTGGTCCATGTCGGTGAAGCTCTTGTTGTCGCCGGCCATCGCCCAAACGAAGCCGTAGCTCGAGGTTCCCGCGCCCGAATGGATCGACCAGGGCGGCGAGAGCACGGCCTGCCCGTCGGCGACGACGAGGTGCCGCGTGTGGTCGCCTTCGCCCATGAAGTGGAACACGCGGTGCTCGGCCTGCACGTCGAAGTAGAGATAGGCCTCGCTGCGCCGGTCGTGGGTGTGGGCGGGCATCGTGTTCCAGACGCTGCCTTCCTCCAGAAAGGTCGCGCCCATCACGAGCTGGCCGGAGGCGCAGGTCTCGGGATGGATGTATTGGAAGATCGTGCGCCGGTTCGCGGTCCCTGTCGCGCCAAGCTCAAGGCGCCGCGCGTCGGCGGGCCTCAGATGGCGCACCGGATGGTCGGCGTGGGTCGGCGCTGAGACGAGATAGAAACGGGCCGGATCGCTCGCCTGCGCGGATTCGAACAGCACCTCCCGCACACCCCGGCCGACATAGAGGCCGTCCAGGCGTGCTGCCTCGTGGACGCTACCGTCGACCGACACGCGTCCCGCACCCCCGAGATTGAGGATTCCGAGTTCGCGCTCGGCCAGGAAATGCTCCTGACCGATGGGCTTCGACGTCTCCAGGCGCAGCGCCGCCTCGGACGGCATCGCGCCGCCAACGACGAGGCGGTCGGTGTGCCAGTAGGTCAGCGCTACCTCGCCGGGCACGAAGACACGCTCGATCAGGAAATGGCGTCTGAGTTCGTCGGTGCCGTAGGCCCGCACGGCCTCGGGATGAGTCGCTTGGCGGATTTCAATGGGCATGGCTGCTGGTCCTGGTGCTGGCGACGGTCAGGCGATCGGCGGCGCCGTCCGCGTCGTCGTCGATGAAATGGTCCGGATCGAGCCGCCCCCGGTCCTTCAGTTCACCGAGCATTTGACCGAGATGGTGGCCCATGGCGCCGACCGCGGCGTCGGCGTCGCCTTGGCGCAGAGCCGCGAGCACGGCTGCGTGCTCTTCCACGACGCGCGACAGGCGCCCTTCTTCCGGGAGGGTCAGAAGCCGGTAGCGGTCGATCTGGACCTTCACCTGCTGGATCGCGTCCCAGATGCCAGGAAAGCCGGCGATATGGCTGATCTCTTCGTGGAAGGCGGTGTCGAGTTCATGGAAGAGGGGCCGATTCTGTGCGCGGGCGGCAGCTTCGAGCGCGCCGAGGTTGGCTTCCAGCACGTCGAAGCGCTCGCGCGTGCCGGCCTCCAAAGCAAGGCGCACCGTTGTCTCTTCCAGCGCCTTGCGGATCAGGATCGCCTCGAAGAGCACGCGCACCGGAATGCGCGAGACGAAGGTGCCTGACTGAGGAAAGATGTCCACGAGCTTCTCGTCTGCGAGACGCAGGATGGCTTCGCGGATCGGCGTGCGGCTGACCCCGAAACGCGTCTCGAGTTCGCGATCGTGGAGCGGCTCTCCAGGCTTCAGGCAGAGCGAAACGATGTCGGCGTGGAGCGCGCGGTAGACGAGGGTGGCAGCTCTAGGAGCGACGGCACGTAGTGCCGCGTCCCCGGTCCCTGCAATGCGAGCCATACGCTGCCTTGCCATTCGTTACCCTCGCTCTTCGCCCAGCAATCAAACCGTACGGTCGAACTCATCAACGCGGCGATACTAGTATATTAGTATTTATATTGCAATCGTTCGGTATGCACGAGTGCGAAAGTCGGTGCAGCAAGAGATCGGGCCGATCGGTGTCCGCGGCCGCATCGGTGGATTCAATCGACGTGTTGGGTCGGCCGCATTCCTTCCCCGGGGGCAGCGAAACCGCCTGCATCGCCCCCCGCAGTCCGTCCGAGACGGTTCACAGTTTGCTCGAACCGGTGGCGTTGCCGGCCTCACCATCGAAAGCTCAACGCTCGCTGCTCGACGAACTCCTCGGCGGAGGAACCTTCCCTCGCCGAAAGCCAGGATCATCGTCGAGGGCTGGCGCCGCCACTACAGCACCGTCTGCGCATTCCTCGCTCGGATACAGGCCATCGGCGCCCGAGGACTGAGGACCGGCACCTCCCGAAACGGCGCTGTTCACCGCTACTACGCCTGCTCAGCTTGTGCTCGCTCCGACAATGCCTCTTGCAAAGGCCGCTCGGTGCGCGCGGACTCCCTCGACGATTTCGTCGTCGAGCATCTACCGGAACAGCTGTTCACAACGGATCCTGCGGAAGTGCATCGGTGTTTTTCGCCTCGACCGTGAGCGCGCTTGGGCCGCACTCGATCGCGTCCGTACAAGGGTCATTCCCGCGATGCAGCTTCCGCCGGAAATCGTCGAGCGGTTCGGACGGCCCATGCGCGAGAACATCGCGACAGGGGGGATCCTGTCCCGGAAGGCTTATCTGACGCTCTGTCATCGAGCGCGTGGAAGTTGACGACTATGCCGTTCGCATAACAGGCGACAAGGCGACGCTGGAGCAGGCCATAGCCGTAAAGGCTGCACCATCGGCGTGCACGGTGTTCGCAGTTATGTATGAAAATGGCGCGCCCGAAAGGATTCGAACCTCTGACCCCCAGATTCGTAGTCTGGTATCACCGATACTGATTGACGTCCCTCTGCCGCCCTATTAACCCTGAAAGCCCTTAGTTAAAAGGGGTTTTCCTCCTAGGGGGACGTTAGGTGCATGTCGATATGGTCGCTACGACGTCCCTGTGAGCTAGGTACAATCTAGGTACAGGTGCAATCCAATGGCATCGAAGTCCGTAACTCTTGCTGGCCGCCATGTGGTCGAGGCGCTAGCGCTGGCCGACGTCGGAACCACATCTCTTATGGACTGGACCGATACGCGCGAAGTCGGTCTGCGCATCCGGGTCAGGGGGCGACGGGCCGTGTGGCTGCTGAAATTTCGGACGTCATCGCTCACACTTGGTCCGGCAAGTCGGTGGAACGTGCGGGAGGCGCGCGAGCTTGCATCCCAAGCGCGAGGAATGCTTCGCTCGGATATCGATCCTCGGCCTTGGCTCGACGCCCGCATGGCCGGAGCGGAAGCCGAGGAGGCGGAAGCTGTGGTTCTTCGTCGGCGGGGACGCGAGGCGAGCGAATGGACTGTTAAGGAGGTTGTCCGGCGATACGTTGACGAGCACCTGAAAGCCGGCCGCGTCGTCCGGGGAGAGCGTCGCCCCCCGTCCTCCCGGTCTGTGAGGGACGTCGAGACTTCGGTGCTCGGTGCCGACACGTTCGCCCCGATCGCGGAGCTTCTCGCTCGCGAATTCGATGCGCGGGACCTCGAACGCTATCGGGATGATGTTCTAGCCCGCAACGGCGGCTCGACCTCCCGCCGGACGCTTGCCAACGTCAAGGCTGCGCTGTCATGGGCGAAGAGACACCACGGCTCCGCATCCGGCCTCGGCGACGTGACTGGATGGTGGCGTGACGTCAACGCTACCTATACGGAGCGAGTACGATCGCGAATGCCATCCGTGCGCGACATCGGTCTCACGCTTGCGATCGCCGACGCGTTCGAGCGCATGCCCGGTCGCGCGATCGCTGCACGTGCCGGTCGCATGCACGTCCTAGCCCTGAAATTCCTCGTCCTGACTGCGCAGCGTCGGGAGACGGTCTGCACGATACGCCGCGAACAGGTTATCGCCGACGAGCGCGGCGACCGGGAGGGGTGGGGCATCCTCTACGTCCCTCCGGCGCGCATGAAGGGGCGTCGGGCGCATACGATTCCATTGTCCCCTGACGCGATGTCCGTCGTCTGGGAAGCGATCGAACTTGGGGGAGATTCCGAACACCTGTTTCCAGCTCGGCGTTCTGCGCAAGACGGCGCGGATGTTCCTATCGCACCGGCAGCGCTCAACCGACGACTCGCGCAACTTCGGGGTGCCGATCCGTTCGGGCGGAAGCTCAAGAGCCCGAATCTGCTGCGAGAGGTCGGTGTCCGAACTGAGGACTGGTCTCCTCACGACATTCGGCGGACGTTCGCGACGGAGATCGAGGACGCGACGACCCGCGGAGACGCCGTGTCCGCAGTTCTGGATCACTCGCAGAGCGGTGCGCGTTTCGTGGACGGGGTCAGCGTTCCGGACGCGGCGGCGATCACGCGTATCGCGTATTCGCAGGCGCAGCGCCTGCCGCTGAAGCGGATTGCGCTTGAGCCGTGGTCTCACCTCGTCACCCGTGCAATCGGGGATGCGGCTCCAGACGTTTTCAGGTTACAGCGTCAGATCGGCTACGGACCTCGGAGCTGAGTTGATCAGGTTTCGCCTACGCCGGAACCCTTCGCGCGTGTTCGTGGCCTGGATGCAAGTGGATCGCGTTCGAGCACCTGAATCATTCCCACCCACGCATGGCCGGGGCTGCAAGGACTAGAAGCGTGAAAACCCAAGCCGCAACGCAGAATGCCTTGCGCGTGTATCGTCGCGTCTCGTTGTATAGTCGCACTGCTTCAATCACAGGGGACATCGCGAGGGTTCGGTAATCTGCGCGTGTGAGGCTTTGGTGCAGCCGTGCGTGCCATCGCCGGAGGTGCCGCAGATCGGCGATCAACGAGCGCGTAGCGACGACTTCGTTCATCTTCAATCCGCACCACGTGACGAACAGAACTACCGTGCAGAAGGCGAGGGTGGCGATCGCCGAGCCCTCCGTACCAGCCAGAGTGGCGACGCGAACACCCAGCCCAGCGGCGAGCACTCCAAGCCCTCCAATGAATGCCTGAGACATTCGGTTGGTGCGCGCAACGATCTTGTCCACGTCCTCCGCAACGCCCTTCCGCACCTCAGTCATCGTCTTTAGAAGCTCTGCGGATTTCGATGTGACGAAAACGCGGTACTCGGTCCTGGCGCCGATCAACGCTTCCTTCAGATGCGGTGAGATCGCTCTCCACCAGCTCGTATCGTCTTGGTCGGAGACCAGCGGTTCCAAGCGGCGCACAAGCATCTGATGACGAGCTTCGGCATCGCGCGAAGGGATAAGAAGCCATCCTACGGTCTCCCGCAGCATTTCGAACTGAGCGGTGGTGACCCCTTCTGGCGTAGGTGCTTTGAAGACCCGCTTCCGGAGGCCATTCAGGACGACGCGGAGGGCTCCGATCGAATCGGTTTCTACCTCGCTTGCCACCGCAAGCATGAGGCGGGCTGCGGCGGCATCCATCCAAGCGATCGTGAAGTCGCTGCCTGCTGGGGCTGTGTTCGGCAGCCACCTGTAGAGGTCGCGCGGCATCTTGCCGCCCGAAAGATCGCGGACCAAACCCCGACGGATGTCGATGACGGCATCAGAGTGGGTGACCTCGTAGGATGCGTCCGTACTTGGGACGGCACCATCCCAAGAGCGAATCCAACGGTCGCCCGCCTGGAAGTCATCGAAGTCAGCCAGCACGAACACCACGTCAGCGTGGTCGACCGGCTCCTTCTCGAAGTTCTCGATCGCAGCAAGAGCACTTAGGAAGAATACTCTCCTTCCCGCGTTCGGCTTCCGAAGTTGGATATTGATATCATTCGGTAGCGGTCGCTCCGCGGAATCTTCGAACGGAACGAGTTCATACTCGCCATCCCGAATTTCGATGGACCATCCAGCGTCTGTCGCGAACGCATGCGCCTCTCTTAGAGCCTCGAATTCACCGCGAAGAGAGGCGCCGGCGTAGCGCCAGATCGAAGCGTCCTCGAACGTACCCTCACCGGCCGGGTGGAGATCAGCCAGTGACCTTAGGGAGGGTCTCGGTCTCATCATCCTGCACCAGCTTCGTCGTCTTCAGCGTGATCGTTGCCGACCCGTTATCAGCGCGTACGACATTCACGATCCCATCCTTCTCATGCTCCTCACGAAACCAAAGCGCGAAGCCTTCCTTTGCAACGAGCCGCTTATATTCTCTCTTCGGTAACGCCTTCCTGTCGAATTCAAACGACTCTGTTGCGATTGCGCGGTTGGCTAGTTCGCGGCCGAAGGTTTTCAACACGGCGTCTCTCCCAAGGCCGTCGATACCGCCTGCGATCGCCCCCCATAGCTCTTCCGGGTTGTCACTATCGAACCCATTCAGTCGTTCGAAGGTCTCACGCAGGCATCGGGTAGGAGCTCTGGCTACCTCAAGAGGCATGAGTTCCTTGTGCTTCTCGATCGTAGCCTTCGCTGCGGCAAAGAGCTTTCCGGTCAAGTCCTCTTTCGCGAACGTTCGACGGATATCGAGGAAATTCTCGAAATGCTGGGTAGCGTCTCGATATCTCGAAGAGGATCGGTCGATCACCAGGACACGATGACGGCGCCGATCAGGGTCGGTATGCGTGGGGTCCCCTAAGCGGATCACGACGGACTTCTGCATTGCCTTCCGGTCCTGCGAGAAGTTCTGCATCACGCTTTCCATAAGCGGCTTAGGGTCCGCGCCGTCTTTGGCCTCCAGGCTGTATGTGATCACAGCGTGATGGTCGAACTTGATCAACGCTGCAAGGGTGGTTTCGCTGGTTCTCATGGCGAGCAGCATGAGCGCGCCGGCCGCCATACGGTTGTCTCCCTTCACCTTGTCCTTGAAGCGCCGTGCTAAGCTCCGAGAGGTCTCGAGGAAGCCGTCTACGCCGCCGGGCTCAGGCTTCGCTAAAGCTGATGCAACCAGCGTCGGAATCCCGGACCCATCACTGAAGTCGTAGGAAGCACCTCGAAGGGTGTCTCGCACCCGCTTCACGAAGAACTCGGGGAACTGTGGCGGAACTGCCTCCGCCAGGAACAGCGGGTCGGGGCTATCAGGGCGGACTACATGGAAGATCATACGGTCGATCGAAAGGGTGTCGATCTCGTCAGCGCTCAGCATGAATCCTCCGACCTGAGTTGCGTAGAATCGTGTAGCAAGCGGTAGTTGAAACTCCAAACGCGGAAGGTTCGGTCGTCAGTGAAGTCTCCTCACGGTGCACCTGAAAGCTGCTGACGCTGTGGCACGCCGGGCCCCCCGGACTGCCATTGGCATCGGGATGTTGCGGCAAGCGCAGTGCATGGAAGCAGCTCGCCATGACTTCACCGAGCCGCAGGCCGTCCAGGGGCGGGGCGAGCGACCCGACCCGGCGCTCCGGGCGTCGTTCCGGGATAGGCGAGGGAAACCCCGCGCGGCCTCTCCGGGTGACCGAAACCCTGCCGGGAGGTCGCGACCGCGCTGAAAACGTCTCCGTGTTTGCCCGTACAGCGCGTCCAGCGACCTTCCCCGATACAAAGGTCGCCAGGAAAAGAGGATCACGAGAGAGGACGCTAGAGCCCTTGGAGAGAACGCCGGCCGTCCCCTCGACGGGCAAACCGGGCGGCGAGAGGGATGTCGGTCGGCACCGCCCCCTTGCTGACTGCAGACCGAATGCGACGTCCCTTCCGGGTCCACGTGTCCAGCGTCCGGGAAGGGTGCCGGTGCACATCCAGCCGCAGGCGCGACCACGCCGACAGGTCGTCCCCGACCGTCACGAAGTACGCCTGCAGGTCCCGGTCGGAGGCGATGCGGAGGTCGCGGCCGAGCCATCGACACCACGGCTCGCCGTCCGTCCGGAGTTGGCGAGCCTGTTTCGTCGCAGCGGCTTCGACGGCACCGGCCTCGCGCCACCATGCAGCGGAGTTGCCAGCCTCGTCCTCCGGCTCGATGTAGGCGACGACAGCCCACTCGGCAGCCGGCCGGCCAGCGGCCCGCCGGCGAGCGTACCGCTTGAGCGCGCGGACGAAATCGGGGTCGGCGGTCATGCCGTCAGCCCCGGTGCCGGTGCGACGGGAGCCGGGGCGGCTTCTGGCGTCGGCGAGGTCGGCTTGAGTGTCGCCGCAGTCGGGTCGCGGGCGAGATCATCGGCACCCATGCGCCGGAACGCGGGCAGCGCCGACAGCACCTCGTCGCGGTCGGCACGTAGGAGGTCGGCTCGCTGCTCGTCATCTAGGTGCCCGCTGACGAAAGCGCGGAGATCGTCGGGGAGCCGGCCGAGCGCGGCTACGTCGCCGGCAGCAGCCGCCAGCACGTCGTCGGCATCCAGCGCAGCGGATCGGACAGCGCGCAGGACGTCGGCCTCGCAGGCGGCGAGCGCGTTCGCAGCCTGCCAGGCGGCGAGCGCGGCCGGTGACGGCTCGACGCCATCCAGCGTCACGCCCTGTCGCTGGCACTCGGCCCACAGGCGGTCGGTCACTTCCTGCGACCAAGGGCCGTCGAGCGCGAGGCGTCCGCCCCAGTCCTCACGCGCCTTCGACGCGAGGGCGCGCAGGGTCTCGTCGGAGACAGGTCCGTGCACGTCGAGAGAGTCGCCGCGATCGACGATCCGGGAAGCGCCCACGCCGACGACGATGCCGGCCGGGGACTCCGTGACAGCCTCGTAGCCTCGACGCCGCCAGCGGTCGGCGAGGCTGATGGCCTCGGCCTCGGGAAGCGCAGCGGATCGGCGGGGAGCGCCTGGGCGACGGGAGGCGGCGCGGCGCTCTAGGCGTTCGATCGCGTGGCCGGTGTCGTCGCCAAGCGACGTCGCCAGCGCGTCGGCGACATCGGAGCGC
Protein-coding sequences here:
- a CDS encoding GntR family transcriptional regulator, which encodes MARIAGTGDAALRAVAPRAATLVYRALHADIVSLCLKPGEPLHDRELETRFGVSRTPIREAILRLADEKLVDIFPQSGTFVSRIPVRVLFEAILIRKALEETTVRLALEAGTRERFDVLEANLGALEAAARAQNRPLFHELDTAFHEEISHIAGFPGIWDAIQQVKVQIDRYRLLTLPEEGRLSRVVEEHAAVLAALRQGDADAAVGAMGHHLGQMLGELKDRGRLDPDHFIDDDADGAADRLTVASTRTSSHAH
- a CDS encoding amino acid ABC transporter permease yields the protein MTGGFTTNHLIYLLYGLWWTVVLSALAFALGGVAGFIVMLGRISRRRWLRRLTLVYVQIIQGTPLLIQMFIIYFGLGVVGIDVSAILAAGLGMMIYSSAYLGEIWRGSVESINRTQVEAAECLALSRWQALIDVILPQAMRIATPPTVGFMVQLVKNTSLASVVGFLELTRSAQVINNTLFQPFLVFGIAAFLYFCVCYPLSVWSRSLERKLNVGRR
- a CDS encoding amino acid ABC transporter ATP-binding protein; protein product: MSAVVSLRDVVKRFGSLEVLKGISFEIAPGEVVALIGQSGSGKSTALRCINRLEVIQGGTIEVCGHRVEDERLDLRALRQDVGMVFQSYNLFPHMNVAENIMLALRRVKKTPRGEAIETARRVLAQVGLLEKIEAYPEQLSGGQQQRVAIARSLAMSPKVMLFDEVTSALDPKLTGEVLRVMEDLAKGGMTMIVVTHEMGFARKAADRVIFMHTGRVWETGGREILSTPQTPELKEFLANDL
- a CDS encoding transporter substrate-binding domain-containing protein, which gives rise to MKMFTKTALMAGATLVALTSFAHADRLEDIRAAGKVRIAVAMGIPQYSYVDGNLNATGSDVETARLIAEDLGVELELVEITNAARVPTIQTGRADILVSALGITEERKQAVDYTVPYATLSIIVAAPAAEEIASYEDLTGKRIGVTRATTNDQDITAKTSGAEILRFEDDATLITAVVSGQIDIISSQSAVLGGINERRAGEPLETKFTQAETNLGIAIAKGEDNLREWLNEWVTTNFENDRLREVFREFHDRELPDDLLSRG
- a CDS encoding recombinase zinc beta ribbon domain-containing protein; translation: MQQEIGPIGVRGRIGGFNRRVGSAAFLPRGQRNRLHRPPQSVRDGSQFARTGGVAGLTIESSTLAARRTPRRRNLPSPKARIIVEGWRRHYSTVCAFLARIQAIGARGLRTGTSRNGAVHRYYACSACARSDNASCKGRSVRADSLDDFVVEHLPEQLFTTDPAEVHRCFSPRP
- a CDS encoding tyrosine-type recombinase/integrase, producing the protein MASKSVTLAGRHVVEALALADVGTTSLMDWTDTREVGLRIRVRGRRAVWLLKFRTSSLTLGPASRWNVREARELASQARGMLRSDIDPRPWLDARMAGAEAEEAEAVVLRRRGREASEWTVKEVVRRYVDEHLKAGRVVRGERRPPSSRSVRDVETSVLGADTFAPIAELLAREFDARDLERYRDDVLARNGGSTSRRTLANVKAALSWAKRHHGSASGLGDVTGWWRDVNATYTERVRSRMPSVRDIGLTLAIADAFERMPGRAIAARAGRMHVLALKFLVLTAQRRETVCTIRREQVIADERGDREGWGILYVPPARMKGRRAHTIPLSPDAMSVVWEAIELGGDSEHLFPARRSAQDGADVPIAPAALNRRLAQLRGADPFGRKLKSPNLLREVGVRTEDWSPHDIRRTFATEIEDATTRGDAVSAVLDHSQSGARFVDGVSVPDAAAITRIAYSQAQRLPLKRIALEPWSHLVTRAIGDAAPDVFRLQRQIGYGPRS
- a CDS encoding amino acid ABC transporter permease, producing the protein MRYEMNFEALLPYWQDFLSGALVTLQITVLSVAIGLVIGVLCAVARRSRYAVMRTLVGIYVEAVRNTPFIVQIFFIFFGLSSIGIRMPIITAAVFAMVINVGAYTAEIVRAGMDSIHPSQIEAAEALGLSRFQIYRDIILLPAIERVYPALTSQFILMMLSTSIASQISADELTGVANNIQSNTFRSIETYIVIAALYIAITYLMRGAFHAIALVAFPRRRRLGTSL
- the kduD gene encoding 2-dehydro-3-deoxy-D-gluconate 5-dehydrogenase KduD, producing MTNPFDLSGRIAVVTGANTGLGQGIALALAQAGAAIVAVGRSAMDETRAGVEAAGGRFHEIRADLSTTEPLQAIVDDTVAHFGALDILVNNAGIIRRADAVDFTEADWDAVIDTNLKSAFFLSQAAGRHMLERGRGKIVNIASLLSFQGGIRIPSYTASKSGLAGLTKLLACEWAGRGVNVNAIAPGYFVTNNTQALREDPERSSAILARIPAGRWGEPSDIGGAAVFLASAAADYVHGTVIAVDGGWLAR
- the kduI gene encoding 5-dehydro-4-deoxy-D-glucuronate isomerase, with product MPIEIRQATHPEAVRAYGTDELRRHFLIERVFVPGEVALTYWHTDRLVVGGAMPSEAALRLETSKPIGQEHFLAERELGILNLGGAGRVSVDGSVHEAARLDGLYVGRGVREVLFESAQASDPARFYLVSAPTHADHPVRHLRPADARRLELGATGTANRRTIFQYIHPETCASGQLVMGATFLEEGSVWNTMPAHTHDRRSEAYLYFDVQAEHRVFHFMGEGDHTRHLVVADGQAVLSPPWSIHSGAGTSSYGFVWAMAGDNKSFTDMDHIAIGDLR
- a CDS encoding nucleoid-associated protein; the encoded protein is MLSADEIDTLSIDRMIFHVVRPDSPDPLFLAEAVPPQFPEFFVKRVRDTLRGASYDFSDGSGIPTLVASALAKPEPGGVDGFLETSRSLARRFKDKVKGDNRMAAGALMLLAMRTSETTLAALIKFDHHAVITYSLEAKDGADPKPLMESVMQNFSQDRKAMQKSVVIRLGDPTHTDPDRRRHRVLVIDRSSSRYRDATQHFENFLDIRRTFAKEDLTGKLFAAAKATIEKHKELMPLEVARAPTRCLRETFERLNGFDSDNPEELWGAIAGGIDGLGRDAVLKTFGRELANRAIATESFEFDRKALPKREYKRLVAKEGFALWFREEHEKDGIVNVVRADNGSATITLKTTKLVQDDETETLPKVTG